The Apium graveolens cultivar Ventura chromosome 11, ASM990537v1, whole genome shotgun sequence genome has a window encoding:
- the LOC141696981 gene encoding uncharacterized protein LOC141696981, with protein sequence MITCVPTVCKSPSFLGSSPFLHSFRTQEVKQFSCFKNGSSRFSKRRGGMIVCALPLIVDPWAPSIDSQSIASQLFAVSLFPYLGFLYFITKSKSSPKLTLFGFYFLLAFVGATIPAGIYAKVHYGTSLSNVDWLHGGAESLLTLTNLFIVLGLRKALREIKNDGESTSSGGSATNDEKKSSV encoded by the exons ATGATCACTTGTGTTCCAACTGTTTGCAAGAGCCCCAGCTTTCTGGGTTCTTCACCTTTCTTGCATAGTTTCAGAACACAAGAAGTCAAACAATTCAGTTGCTTCAAAAATGGCAGTTCAAGATTTAGCAAGAGGAGAGGAGGAATGATTGTATGTGCACTGCCATTGATAGTAGACCCATGGGCACCAAGTATAGATTCACAGAGCATAGCTTCACAGCTCTTTGCTGTTTCTTTATTCCCTTATCTTGGTTTCTTGTACTTCATCACCAAGTCCAAGTCTTCTCCAAAGCTCACTCTTTTTGGGTTCTATTTCTTGCTTGCTTTTGTTGGTGCTACAA TCCCAGCCGGAATCTATG CTAAGGTGCATTACGGGACTTCCTTGTCTAATGTGGACTGGTTGCATGGTGGTGCTGAGTCATTGCTTACGTTGACCAACTTATTCATCGTACTGGGGCTAAGGAAAGCTCTTAGGGAAATCAAGAATGATGGAGAGAGCACATCCAGTGGTGGCTCAGCTACTAACGATGAGAAGAAGTCATCGGTCTAA